A single window of Larimichthys crocea isolate SSNF chromosome XII, L_crocea_2.0, whole genome shotgun sequence DNA harbors:
- the qtrt1 gene encoding queuine tRNA-ribosyltransferase catalytic subunit 1 produces MAATAECGADTNTSESSMSLKKALSAASPLTLRVVAECPVTKARACDLVLPHSAVSTPVFMPVGTQGTLKGITVDQLEGLGCHICLGNTYHLGMRPGPDLIEKANGLHGFMNWKRNLLTDSGGFQMVSLVELSEVTEEGVKFKSPYDGKEILLSPEKSISIQNSLGSDIMMQLDDVVSSTVTGPRVEEAMHRSIRWLDRCIAANKNPDKQNLFAIIQGGLNAELRRTCLDEMTKRDVPGFAIGGLSGGEEKDDFWRMVTLSTDHLPREKPRYLMGVGYAVDLVVCVALGCDMFDCVFPTRTARFGSALVPWGSLQVKQKQYAKDLQPIDPDCKCPTCKRHSRAYLHALFKSDTAAMHHITIHNIAYQLTLMRSVRQSIVEGRFPEFIRTFMKRMFPSRDQYPSWAVDALASVNVTLE; encoded by the exons ATGGCCGCTACCGCAGAGTGTGGAGCTGatacaaacacttcagaaaGCAGCATGTCTTTAAAAAAGGCTCTGTCCGCAGCGTCTCCGCTCACTCTGAGAGTCGTGGCAGAGTGCCCGGTGACGAAAGCAAGAGCGTGTGACCTTGTGCTGCCACACAGCGCCGTCAGCACCCCGGTGTTCATGCCTGTCGGTACCCAGGGCACTCTGAAGGGGATCACTGTGGACCAGCTGGAGGGTCTGGGATGTCACATCTGTCTTGGAAACACGTACCACCTGGGCATGAGACCC GGACCTGATTTGATCGAGAAAGCCAATGGTTTGCATGGGTTCATGAACTGGAAGAGAAATCTTTTAACT GACAGTGGAGGGTTTCAGATGGTGTCTCTTGTTGAACTGTCTGAGGTCACCGAGGAAGGGGTGAAGTTCAAGTCCCCCTATGATGGCAAAGAGATCCTCCTAAGTCCAGAGAAGTCCATCAGCATACAGAACAGTCTGG GGTCCGACATCATGATGCAGCTGGATGATGTGGTCAGCAGTACCGTGACGGGACCACGGGTGGAGGAGGCAATGCACAGATCCATTCGCTGGTTGGACCGCTGCATAGCAGCCAATAAAAATCCAGACAAACAGAACCTCTTCGCCATCATCCAAGGAGGATTAAATGCAGAACTGCGCAGGACCTGTCTagatg AAATGACTAAACGTGATGTTCCTGGATTTGCCATCGGCGGCCttagtggaggagaggagaaggatgaTTTCTGGCGGATGGTCACACTCAGCACAGATCATCTGCCACGAGAAAAGCCTCGATACCTCATGGGTGTGGG GTATGCTGTGGATCTGGTGGTATGTGTAGCCCTGGGATGTGATATGTTTGACTGCGTGTTCCCCACCCGAACTGCA aGGTTTGGCTCTGCCTTGGTGCCTTGGGGATCTCTCCAggtaaaacaaaagcaatatgCCAAAGACCTCCAACCCATAGACCCAGACTGCAAATGTCCCACCTGCAAGAG ACATAGTCGGGCTTACCTCCATGCTCTGTTCAAGAGTGACACTGCAGCCATGCATCACATCACCATCCATAACATTGCCTACCAG ctcaccCTGATGCGCTCCGTGAGACAGAGCATTGTGGAAGGCCGATTCCCAGAGTTTATACGGACATTCATGAAGCGAATGTTTCCCTCTCGTGACCAGTACCCCAGCTGGGCTGTGGATGCGCTTGCCTCTGTCAACGTCACGCTGGAATAG